The sequence TATCTATACAAGTATCAGCTTCTAATGTGTACTGTTTAAATGCaacaatttacacacacagttacccCATGCTCCTCTTTGGAAAATCATTAATTATTCTCCCTTATAGGGTAGAAATTTCTCCAATGAAAGCCCTTGTACAGATAATTCACTTCACCTCTGCAAACAAgaagacaaatgaaataatgtatgtTAAGATGCTGCTTCAgccatgtcacacacacacacacacacacacacacacacacacacacacatgcacacacatatatcacgGATCATTTTCTCAGACTCACCATACGGCACCAGTAAGTTGATCAGTATGGTGATTCCTGCCAGTATGAGGGATCCACACTGCGAGGGCCGCCTGCCAATCATGCTCATGGCTACCGTGACAACCACCTTAGCTGGGATGTCCACCGCCCCGAAGATCACCTGGATCAGGTAGATGCTGACACCAAACTTCTGCAGGTCCATGGAGAGCCCGTAATAGGCAAAGCTGGTGGAAAACCTGGGAAGAGAGACCACAGAGCCATTATTCTCATGATTGAGATGTGGCTGCAATGCCACCTAGTGGTTAGATAAAGTATCTAGTAAAGATCTAGTAAATTGTAGCATGAAACCAAGTGAGAGCAAAGCACTGTTTAAAAGTAATCAAAAACAATGTGGGTGCCTTcttctaaaaataataataattaaaaaaacattcattataCCAGCTGTGTCCAATCCACAAATGGTATACACCGGTGAATTTTCACAGAATCTGCGCAGCCCTGCAGTCTAGGACAGAATCCCTGAGGCaggggcagacagaggcagtTGCAGACAGATGGATGAAGAGCATGACACACCAGACAGCGCTCAGGCAGACGGTGATGGTCCTCATGGTGGGGGTCCGCAGCAGGTCGAGGGCAGAGTGAGCGCCCTGCGAACAGGACACCTCCTTCTTCATGGACTCCTGCagcatctgcacacacagacagcactgttcACGCACTGAGCGCGTGCAGTTCCCAGGGTCTGACCTGCTCTGCTCATCTGAGCTGTTAGTTTtactctgctgcagctgggggggggggggggggtttggggtctAGAGAGGGTAATATCCCACCACCCTCACTCTTTCACCTGCTGCTTAGCAGTGCCTTTGTTTCACCACTAGGCTGATGGAGATCCCCCCAAAGTGGTCAGAGCCTCTGTTCAGTGGTTCTTTTGCTATGTTCTTATATTTGAGCTTATATCCCCGTATTGACCACGTGTAGTCAAGTAGATGCAGACAcatccctcctccccacccccccgcccagCCCCGTTGCCCCAGGAGACGCTGACCTCGACGTTGATCTTGTCCCCCTCAGCCCTGCGCCCATTGATGCGGGCCACACTACGCAGGTTCTGGGCGGCCTGCTCCGACTTCCCGTTCAGAACCAGCCACCGCGCCGACTCCTTGAACCACCTGCAGGGAGGGTCGCCCAATCAGATCAGCCTCTCAGGACAGGCTGGGTCAGTGTGGGAGCTACCAGCTGCATATCAGGAACCCTGATAACAAGTTACCTCTGCCCTGTTCTCATGATGTAGACATACTAACAGGTCTTATTTTAGGCTTCTAAAAAAGATAATTCATCTGTTATACCAAATCCTATCCATAAATATGGACTTGATCAGTGCATGCTTCTTGTGTCCAACTCAAAATAGACTTTTTGCTGCCTAAAGCAAGTGTTATGGATAGCTCATTATCAGCTATAATTATTGGGTCCTAACAGTTTAAATCAGACACTTACATTATTAGATAAATACAAGTCATGGTAGCACTAAGCTGGGCTGTCAGCTGACAGAGATGCTGCCTCCAGAACAGGGTTAAAGTGTGGACTAAacccctcctctgtctgtgtctcaccAGGCGTAGAGGAAAGAGACGTAGAAGGGCAGGGAGACGGCGAGGGTCAGCCAGCGCCAGTCGCGGATGAAGTATGCCATGCCCGCCAGGATCAGCTGCCCCATGGTGTAGCAGTACCCTGACCCTGTGCCCACCACTGTCCGCACACGCGTGGGGATCCATTCCACGACTGCGCGGGTGGGGCGGAGTGGGGTTggcggggcagggtgggtggggtggggcagggcagggtaTGGAATGGGTAGGATTGGGCGGGGCAGGGTAGTGGCGAGGGTCAGgatgggagagggaggtgaaCAGAAGTGAAGAATAGGTTCAGGCCTCATACCAATATAGAGAAGTTAGTATTGCCTAGTATTGCCTCTCAGCCTAACCTTGTGAGGACTTttggaagtcattctggatgagagcatttgctaagTGGCTAAATCTAGATGTAAACACAAGTTcacagcctcccctgtttcaaACCTCCACAGGGTGTCACAGACTGAGGGACTCATGCAATTTCCACTCAGATACTGTTGATCTCAGGGCTTTCTGCTCTTGACAAAAGATCTAAGATCAGCTTGTCCACTCACTAGTTCTTACCGAAAACCACTCATTGTAAAACTTAAATTCTGATTCAGGGTCAGTTGCTGAGGGCAGAAAGCACCTATACCATTTCCATAACAAGATCAGAGTATTGTACGTTTGAATCACAGATGAACTGTTAGCTGAAACACAGTGAAGCAGGGTGCTGGACCTGCATGGCTTTAGTGAGCACCCAGCTGGGTGGGTGGATTGCACGTATGATAGCATGTAGCCTGTGTGTGGGCGCGCCTGCCAGTCAAACGGACGTGCACCGAGCGGGGACTCACTGAGGGAGAAGGAGTTGAGGACCAGTCCCGAGAGCGCCATCCCGCAGCCGAAACGGAAGAGGCagaagagggaaaaggaggacGAGAAGGCAGCGCACGTGCCCGACACCGCCATCAGCAGGTTGGAGACCAGCAGCAGGAAGCGCCGCCCGAACCTGCGCAGGTGTGGGGAGaagagcaggtgagcaggggacCGGGGGACCAGGGGAGCAGGGGACCAggggagcaggtgagcaggggacCGGGGGACCAAGTGAGCAGGGGACCAGGGGACCGGGGGACCAGGGGACCAGGTGACCAGGTGAGCAGGGGACCGGGGGACCAGGTGACCAGGTGACCAGGGGACCGGGGGACCAGGGGACCAGGTGACCAGGTGAGCAGGGGACCGGGGGACCAGGTGaccaggtgagcaggtgagcaggtgacCGGGGGACCAGGGGACCGGGGGACCAGGTGACCAGGTGAGCAGGGGACCAAGTGACCAGGGGACCAGGGGACCAGGGGACCAAGTGAGCAGGGGACCAGGGGACCAGGTGACCAGGAGAGCAGGGGACCAGGGGACCGGGGGACCAGGGGACCAGGGGACCAAGTGAGCAGGGGACCAGGGGACCAGGGGACCGGGGGACCAAGTGAGCAGGGGACCATGGGACCAGGTGACCAGGTGAGCAGGGGACCAGGGGACCAGGTGAGCAAGGGACCAGGGGACCAGGGGACCAGGGGACCGGGGGACCAAGTGAGCAGGGGACCAGGTGAGCAGGGGACCAGGTGAGCAGGGGACCAGGTGAGCAGGGGACCAGGGGACCAGGTGAGCAGGGGACCAGGGGATCAGGTGAGCAGGGGACCAGGGGACCAGGGGACCAGGGGACCAGGGGACCAGGGGACCAGGGGACCAGGTGAGCAGGGGACCAGGGGAGCAGGGGACCAGGGGACCAGGTGAGCAGGGGACCAGGGGACCAGGGGACCAGGGGACCAGGGGACCAGGGGACCAGGaaagcaggtgagcaggggacCAGGGGACCAGGGGACCAGGaaagcaggtgagcaggggacCAGGGGACCAGGGGACCAGGaaagcaggtgagcaggggacCAGGGGACCAGGAaagcaggtgagcaggacagcaggggagcaggggagcaggtgAGCAAGTGAGCAGGGCAGCAGGGTCAGCATGGCCCTAGCTCTGGAGCTGAGGAGATGTTTATTTCCTAACTGCTTGGATCTGTCTGCTTGTCATTACAGGTTTCGTCAGTGCAGcgtagtgttaaggagcagggcttttaaccaaAAGGTAGCTGGTTCagtttcctgctggggcactgctgttgtatccttgggcaaggtaacccagaattgcctcagtaaatatccagctgagtaaatggataacatgtaaaagctgtctaacctatgtaagagtgtctgctaaatgacaataatgtaatgtaatgggtcaAATTAGCTGATAAAGCCACCGGTTTTGATTTCTGTGCCAAAAGACCTAGATTATTTGTGCACTACTACATGAACAGAGAGTGTGACTGCAATAGGAATCAGAAGCATGTGTGTCCACTACAGAGGGCAAGAGGGTCAGGACTGGCCTCCTGATTGGCTATCCCAGATAGAGGCACCCTGGTCTTTAGCCTGGGGAGCCAATCAGGTCAGGAGTTGTGTTTGCTCTGACAGGGCAAGAAACACCTGCCCCATGTATGGTCAGACAGCgggtttttcattttatttccttgcAAGTAAAGTGCCACAAAACCATGTTTGTAATATACTCCGAGGTAGATGTTTGATTCAAGATTAAATAAGATTCAAGCTCAGGTTTACTTGATTCATTGCAGtgaaattctgtgtttttcctgttaagAATGAAATTGGATGCAGGTCTGCAACAGATGTTTTTACAAATTACCCCAGCCTTGAATAATACAGCTTAACAGCTTGCAGGTAGTTGATCTATGAGTAGAAGATTGCAAAATGATTTCATCTGTAACATTTTGTAAGATTATGCGGAATGCCAGAATAACAGTGCAAATACCAGACCAACCTAATTACTTCAATGTGATGTGAAGGCATTGCTGCCAAATCTGCCAACCGAACAACAGCTCAGAGGGACTGGTTAATGAAGACGAGGCAACGGGGGGCGGAGGAGAAGCAGGGCTCACCTGTCTGAAAGTCCTCCAAAGAACAGTGCTCCCACTAGCACCCCCCCCATATAAATGGTTTGCCCCATCTGTTTGAAGGAGCGAAGATCACATACCAGATCCcactgggagggagagagaagagaaggtgAGTAATTGAGTTTCCCCAAAGCAGACGTCCATGTCAATAAGGGTTCAGCCGTACAGGTTAACTGCCTAACTCGAGGGCACAATGACAGTGCCGCTTTTGGAAACTGAACTCGGAACCTTCTGGTTACAGGCTCAGCTGCTTAACCACAACACCATGTTGCCTCCACCAATAACCCCACCGATCCTATGTCCCCTGTGCCGCCTTACCTCAGAAATGATGGTGGAGGTCATCTCAGTCATGTTGTACTCCCACCCCTCCACGCatccctgcagctcagtgccGGGGTAGTCTGGGGTGCTGGCGACAGCGCCCCCTGCCTCCCCGGAGGTGTCATTATCAGCCAGGAGGTGCCACCGCGGGCTGGAGTAACGCTGGCACTTGGACGGCCGGCCCTGGGGGTCCAGGGGCACGGTGAGCAGGAGGGCCACCTGGGGCTCCAGGTGAGACAGGGAGGAGTTTTTGGGGGCGCGGCAGTGGTGGGGCGGCACCGAGGCCACAAAGTTCTGCAGCAGGTTGTGGCTGGCCATCATGAGGATGGGCAGGCAAAGCAAAGTGACATGCAGGACCTGAAAGCGGCCTGTGCTGCCAACCTGCTCCAGGAGGTCCGCAAACGCCATGGCAAcggagaggcaggggaggggcaCTGCACAGGGGGGCAGAGCTTAGAACCAGAACCAACTTCTACAGCGCTGGCACTTCCACTTTGACCCAATGttgaaaaaatctaaaaatcaaTCAAGCAAAAAAGTTTTGTGGTGCTTACAGCTGATAGTTATTTAGAGCagttaaaataacatcaaaccAAGATCCTTAATCTTTTAAGGAGCCTCAGTTATTCACGAGGACTGTTTTTTCAGCAGACAATTTAACCCAATGTAAACTgtaatcaatcaataaatcagtaTTAAGGATTAATTTCTATACAAATTTTACAAttataaacatgaataattacACCATATGTTTTACATAAAGGAATACACATTGATTATTTTGTTGCCAGAGAACCAATTGAATTGATTGGCTATATTATACTAAAAGGTGTTGTGTCACATGTTGCCTGACCTTCTCAGACTACTAGCTAAGCTATACATTACTCAGGACATAGAAAATACTTACATTGTGTCTGCAGTGACTTGAAAACAGAgccaaaaattaaaaataaaaaggtaatcTCTGAAAGAAGTTGGAAAAATTTATGTAATCTGAAGTATGCTGAAATGACTATTTTATCAACAAATTAGAAGTAGCCAAATATGAGCACTCAGTTTTCTTTAGTGAATATTGCACTTGCTTTGGTTCCAAGGTGTAAAATTCCCTTCTTCATAAGTCTAGATCACTCAAGGAAAAATCCCATGTAAcagcattcatatttgaaaaagTGCGTTCATTAACTGTGATAATAACAATCTCCAGAAATGTCATTTGACAGCATTCAACTGCAAACATGTAGccagaaaaagacaagaaaaagtGCATACATGTCATAAAATTCCactttttctgtgaatgacCAACTGTGCAATAACCATATTAGCCAATTGAAATgctaaaaaatacaaatatatgaaaattaaaaaaaaaaaactttttcctGTCAAGAAACTGTACTTTCTGTCAGTGATTTTCTCTGTTCACTGGCTCTGAAATTCCTTTGGCTTTACAGTGGAAACAAAAACCCTTTCATTCACCCAACTTTGGATTAAAAACAGTGGCAAGCGCAGCAAATCCAGTCGGGGTCCCTGTTACCCTCGGCACTAACTGCGGAGGCGGTGGTGCTCAGGTGAATTTCAGCTCCTGTGTGTGAGCGCCGAGGCTTAGGACCTTTGCTTTTGTGTTCTTGGTTGTAAAATTTGAGCTGTTTATAGTTTCGCtgtgcagggggagaggggaggtaaagcaggggagaggtgtgtgtgtgtgtgtgtgtgtgtgtgtgtgtgtgtgtgtgtgtgtgtgtgtgtgtgtgtgtgtgagagagagagagagagagactgagggagagagggagggagagagagacagagagagagagagagagagtgagagagagagggaggggagcaTCCAGGGGATTATATCACAAGcgaatgaatgaaatgtggcAATACTGAAGAACAGCATGCTGAGCAGAGGAAGTGGGGCGAAGGATCAAGGTGTTGAGGCGTtgaagagaggcagagagacggAGTGCGTTTCGCCCCACAGGACTAACACAGAGGGAGCAACGTACGCGCCCTATAGGGGCGTAATGTAAAGAGAGGTAACATGCTACCACAGTTGAAGAGTAACTGCTGCAGCCCTGTGTCTCAGCCACCTACAGTGCGCCCATCATGCCTGTGTGCCAAagtccaccccccacccccccatcccccataACTGTCAACACATGGCGGCCTCACGTTGCAGGCAAGCAATAACACAAGACACAGTTGGCGCAGGTACGCACCTGCTGCTTATGTTACCAATAAGATGTTGCATAAATGttccattcatgtttttttaaatgtgttttacaagGCCAGATGGGAACGACCTCGCATAGCATCACATCGCATTACATCACTCGCAACTGGGTTTTGGAAATGCCAGTCACTCTAGGAGCATGCTGACATAAACCAATATTCATTACATATTCCTTTTCGTATGTGACATGGAAGTATGATAtatccaataataataataatcatcatcatcaccataaaAATAATCCAGtaatacagcaaaacaaaggtGATACATCAGCTTTAAAATTGTGTTCAGTACATGTGATGGCTCTGTCCTAACACATGTGAGTGGTGCTTATGATCTCTATGGGTTCCTAAGTGTAGCAGATATTTCAACATTCAAAGGAATTCATATCTTTTGAAAGCATCTATTACCCTTTCATAATGCACCTCTTTTTTTAAGACACATGGTTGCTAATGAGTAACCGTGACCCCTATGAGGGCTCACCTCCTTTCACCATTTAATCTTATTTGCATGGGAAGCGGCGGGTCTGACTCAGCACTAACTGCGACAGCTTTGACACTAACACACCGGAACAAGCTAATGATTGAATTATACGACCGGCACCGAGACTGAGGTTTGGTGCTGACCGTTCctgaccagagagagagagagagagagagagagagagagagagagagagagagagagagagagggagagagacagagagagagggggagagaggggggggggggagagagagagagggggggagagagagagagggaggagggggagagagagagaaacagagagagagagagagagagacctacaAGTCACTGTGATAGAGACAGAGTGAGCACCTGATTTGGCAGGAATGGTGCCTTTTGGAGGAGAGGAAGCCCTAAACCCTGCTGGGAGGAAAGAAAGCATTCGCTGCCCAGTATATGTTCTGGCATGACCCTCAGTGGCCAAACACAGGGGCCAAGAGCAGGAACGGCTGGGTGTCTGTGTTAGCCTGCATGTATTTGTAGTGTTTTGAATGGTCAATTTGTGTGCTTTACATTTATGTTCATGGTTGTTGTGCTGTTGCATATCCTATAAttatgccaataaagcaaattgaattggacagactgacagacaggcaggaaggcagaTACGTTactgggaaagagagacagacagatgtttctgtgacagacagacagctagACCAGCATGTTATTGGTACAGAGCCGGACATATtcctgaaagaggaagagacgGGCATGTTACCAacagagagttagagagagggaatgaCATTTTAGAGGAatagaaaaagacagacagacccGTTAccaagagagaagagagagaacgACATTTTAGTGGAATAGAAAAAGACAGGtgcaaagagagagatgagagaatgttattttacaggaatagaaaaagacagacagaagtgagagagagacagggggacagaggagagagagagagagtgaaagaacaatgcaactttttgtgtagacataaaaatgagttttctgagcatgaaaatgaatgcaggcttTATGTAATGGGAGGGATATTGCTGCattgtgtattagatgttatGGGGGTCAGCGAgtgagcgagtttcgaaccaaggttctcactgctcactgccaaccccttactGCTAGCGTAGTTGCcagctgagctaaaggcaaattgcccctagcctgttgGCAACAACGCTGGTTAatcaagtctcagggagtgacgtaactgctgcaaccgctcggctacctgctacgCGCTACCAAGACTTtcacgcaggactcacacgagctaataacttcagctctgctacataaAGTCTCAAAAGTGGAAATTTTCATGGGGCTTTTACCCCAAGAACAGTGAAAAAGGCCCCCAACAGTCCTTGCTCTGGCATTGTGCGGGGCAGCGTGCAGGGCACTGTGCAGGGCATTGCACAGGGCAGCGTGCAGGGCGTCGATGGAGCACAGCTGACAGCCAGTGACCTTCTCACCTGAGTGGGCGACACACTGCAGGTTCCCCTTGGAGCAGGCGGAGGCGGTGCCAAACTCAGACAGTCGTCACCGTCCAACACCTGCTACTGATATTACTTGCCACTTATTTCACTTGTGCTAGCGCAATGCATTATGGATActtgtgattttgtgtgatGTTTGGTAGTGTTtgcacttggcttcccttagtttttaggctgtctagtttcaggttagcagaagttaacctgtggtagtGTTGTGTGAGTGACTCAACCGTGTTCACAGATGTGCTGACGATATTGAGGGGCAGATGTGAAGGCGGGTGTCTGCGAAAGTTGATCTTTATCTCCATGGTTTTCAGGGTGTTGAGCTCCAGGTCATTGCCAGCACGCCATGACGCCAGGCAACCCACCCCTCTACGATAGACAGACTCATCATTGTCAGTGAGAAGTCTTACGAGGCTGGTGCCATCTGCAGATTTCAGCAGTTAATAAGTGAGCTGTTTTCATTATCTATTTGCTCATGCGTTTGCCTCGCCAGTAACAATTATTTCAATAGAATTTAGACTGAACTGAATTTAGAGTGATCGAGAGATGGAAAGATGCTGTTGGGGCAGAGAACGAGAGGAGAGAAATTCTCTCCTGTTCTGTGGAGGAATTTCTTATTTTCCAAAGTGGGCAAAGACGGAAGCAGGGGAAAGGAAAGGTCGTCAAATTAACAAACAGCTCACACTCAGAGacctcttttatttttttatgctcaTCTACAAATCAATAAGGCAATACATAAGTGCATGTATTTGATATTGCATGTTGTGAACGCATTAACCTTTACTATTGGCCAATGGTGTGAAAGCTGGCTATGCAAGCTCTACTGTTTTCCTGAATAGGTGTGAGCTTTCTGGGCGGGGCTATCCAAAGAACGAAGGGCACAGGCATTAATCGCAAATAACCCCCAGCACACGATGTGATAAAAGCTGATGaacttttgctttcatttaaacagtatGGGATCTGGTCTGTGCACTTAATAGtgagctagctaactaaattgAGAATTTTATCTTGTAAAGATATGAGGGAACATTTGATTTATgctaaatatttgttttattctgctTTAGTGTGTTAGACATTGTGTTAGATTTTATGGAAGAGCACATTTGAGGCAAAGCAAATTCCTGTGTACAGCAGAGAAATACAAATCTACTCTAATCTAATCTAaccttattttaaaattgtaatgtgtgtattaGGCCTATAACATCAGTCTAAGCATAACAACCTTATGAATATGTAATAGCGATATGAACATGATAATGGGTCAAACCACAGCGTTGAATGTGAGGACTGAAGAAGACTGGCTGGGCAGGTTGTGCCAGCCGGGGCCTGAGACAGGCTTTATTTCCTGAGAGGAGACCTTCACTGCACCCACAGAACGTCCCAACACCAGAACTCATGCAGGCATAGTGTATTtctatttgtctgtgtttttatttatttttgtttttttacttatCTTTTTGTTGCCATCACCATACTATGCCCTGTTTGTGCTGAGCTAGGCCTATGGGCAAGCCATCAATAAAGATGTCAGTTGTGAGTTATGGCTTTATGAAGACGTCTggcagacacacagtcacagtctctGCGTTGCTTTTCCTTATCAAGGTGTCCCCACCAGCAGGCCATATTCTGCTAAACATAAAGTTCATTTCAATATAATCTGTATAGTGtccacacacccctccccctgaTGACTTCATCCTGCTATACTATCACCCATCTTGATTGTGATTTCTGCCTTTGCTAGGACAGAAATCCATTTGTACTCTTGTGGAAATCCTCAAACTTTACCCGAAATTGCTTGCTGGTAGGCAATTCTGGGAAGTTCACGTAATTTCAAATTGAATACCATCATGAATGAACTTTCACAGGTAAACCTGGTGTGAGACCTGTTATAAACTCACAGAGTTATGTCAGAGGTTTTTTCCCAGTAACTTACGTAAGAAGTTGGATACAGATCTATGGTCAGAAGCGGAGTGAGAAAATTAATTTCTTCAGGAAACATTACCGAGGATCCTGGAAAACAAGGCTGGCACAGAAAGCAGCTATCGAGGACAATTGCCTTCAAGCAATATTCCAGAGCCCAGCATCTCGAACACACCCTGTTGTCATGGTGCCAAACTGACAGGCGTGTTCAAGGGTCATCGCATTGATTTATCCCCCATGCACCCCCAACTAGAGCAAAGGCTGTCCGTTAGCCAGCCACACAGGTTGTGTGT comes from Megalops cyprinoides isolate fMegCyp1 chromosome 3, fMegCyp1.pri, whole genome shotgun sequence and encodes:
- the slc22a6l gene encoding solute carrier family 22 member 6 yields the protein MAFADLLEQVGSTGRFQVLHVTLLCLPILMMASHNLLQNFVASVPPHHCRAPKNSSLSHLEPQVALLLTVPLDPQGRPSKCQRYSSPRWHLLADNDTSGEAGGAVASTPDYPGTELQGCVEGWEYNMTEMTSTIISEWDLVCDLRSFKQMGQTIYMGGVLVGALFFGGLSDRFGRRFLLLVSNLLMAVSGTCAAFSSSFSLFCLFRFGCGMALSGLVLNSFSLIVEWIPTRVRTVVGTGSGYCYTMGQLILAGMAYFIRDWRWLTLAVSLPFYVSFLYAWWFKESARWLVLNGKSEQAAQNLRSVARINGRRAEGDKINVEMLQESMKKEVSCSQGAHSALDLLRTPTMRTITVCLSAVWFSTSFAYYGLSMDLQKFGVSIYLIQVIFGAVDIPAKVVVTVAMSMIGRRPSQCGSLILAGITILINLLVPYDMQTLRTSLAVIGKGCLAASFNCCYLYSGELYPTVIRQNGMGWVSMMARLGAMVAPMVLLLGEALVWLPGLIYGGIPILAGGFALFLPETLATPLPDTIQDVEERGKGKKSSSALPKKEELVLKDANNSLLKEAV